Part of the Thermodesulfobacteriota bacterium genome, CCTCCCCCAACCGCCCGGCCAGGCGCAGGCAGTCCACCAGATCCGAGAGGCTGGCCGCGGTCCAGGCGTGGTCAGGGCCAAACTCCTGCCGGCGGATGGCGTACGACTCCCGCAGGAGCGGCTCCGCAGCCTGGGGCTGCCCCTGGGCCAGGAACAGACGCCCCCGGTCGGTCAAGGTCTCGGCCAGCTCCGGATCATCCGCCTCCAGGATGCGGCGCTGGATGGCCAGGGCCTGCTCCAGGGTGCCAGCAGCTGCGGCGGTCTCCCCCAAAGCCTTTTGCACCTCGGCCAGAGCCCGGAGCGTTGGCAACAGGTCGGAATGGGAAGGCCCCAGGGCGGCCCGCCACTCCGCGAGCGCCGCCTCCAGCGCAGCCTTGGCCACCGGCAGGTCGCCCCGGTCCCGATTGACCCGGCCAAGCCCCAGAAGACAGGCAGCCAACCGGCCCCGCTGCCGTGGCTCCACGGCGGCCAAGGCCGCCAGGGCCTGCAAATAGCCGGCCTCGGCCTGGCCGAGATCGCCCACTCTTTCCTGCGTCTGGGCCAGGGCCAAAGCAGCGGAGGCCGCGGCTGGGTGGCGGCCTCCGTGCGAGGACAGGGTCAGGGCCAGCACCCGGGTTCGGAGCTGACTGGCCGCCGGCATCTCCCCCAGCTCCTCGGCAGCCGCGGCCTGGCGGGCCAGGAGGTCGGCCAACAGCCCGTCGGCTCCTGCTCCGGCCGGCACCAGTTCTGTCGCTTGGCCATAGATACTGGCCGCCTCGGCGGTGGCCAGCAGCATGAAGGCCCGGTCGCCGTCGAAGCCGAGCAGGGTGGCGGCGGCCAGAGCCCCCTGGCCGCCGGTGGCCTTCTCCCGGGCCTGGCCGGCCAGGCGGGCCAGCTCCTCGTGCAGCCGGCCCAGCTCACCGGCATTGAGCCAGATCAGAAGCTGAGCCGCCCCGGGATCGCCGGACAGACTGTCCTCCTCCCATGCCGCGAGCCGGTTGCGGACCAGGCGGTAGCGCTCGCTCATGAGCCGCAGGCGCTCCCGGCGCTCCCTGGTCGTCAGCCGGTCAGGAAGCGCCTGCCGCAACGCCTGATAGACCCCGGCTGGCAAGCCGAGACGTTGCGGGCCGGGATCCGCATCCCCGCTGGCCGGGGCAGCGCTCTGGCCGGCCGGCTCCACCACGGGAGGCGGAGCCGGCTCCCCGCCGGGCTGTCCCCGCTGCCGCATTCCGCGGACGAGGCCCAGCCCCAGAGCCGGA contains:
- a CDS encoding tetratricopeptide repeat protein yields the protein MTDLRNRPALWLLLVGLLVPALGLGLVRGMRQRGQPGGEPAPPPVVEPAGQSAAPASGDADPGPQRLGLPAGVYQALRQALPDRLTTRERRERLRLMSERYRLVRNRLAAWEEDSLSGDPGAAQLLIWLNAGELGRLHEELARLAGQAREKATGGQGALAAATLLGFDGDRAFMLLATAEAASIYGQATELVPAGAGADGLLADLLARQAAAAEELGEMPAASQLRTRVLALTLSSHGGRHPAAASAALALAQTQERVGDLGQAEAGYLQALAALAAVEPRQRGRLAACLLGLGRVNRDRGDLPVAKAALEAALAEWRAALGPSHSDLLPTLRALAEVQKALGETAAAAGTLEQALAIQRRILEADDPELAETLTDRGRLFLAQGQPQAAEPLLRESYAIRRQEFGPDHAWTAASLSDLVDCLRLAGRLGEAEPLAGQAVAVWERLFGVEHPFVAGQLQLVASLRLATQGPGAALPLQARAVAIWEATFGTQAPELVEPLLILADLQERVAQPVAAEETYRRLLGIIEASQGTAALELVPALGGLASVHEQGGRLAEAEASLRRAVDLLAAQPGADRGELARWQARLARLLLAERRTEPAEVLFREALAGAEQAVAPSDSLQGEILNDLARLLHGQGRFRQADTLYRRALSVWEEHLGPEHPYVAAVLRNLAGLHQDQGRYQEAEPLLRRSLAIWEQAFGPEHGNIVLGLSALAANCQAQGRYMEAEGLYKRARDMGQRLDRQRAGSAQEGTGGQP